Proteins encoded in a region of the Paenibacillus pedocola genome:
- a CDS encoding HpcH/HpaI aldolase/citrate lyase family protein — protein sequence MKYFDYLTQEQETSLFYSPPVAFNHRTSKELLAYAVGAALYMPATRASVAEDILKLRGAGLVTVIIDLEDAIGDGEVCFAEESVFRHLSFLSAYTENEPEPENGLPLIFIRVRSPEQLQQLIFRLGSLITMLTGFVFPKFSAENGVDFFEAIADYNSSRSYSAPVLYGMPILESAPIIYRESRIDNLLAIRNLLGDYRDYVLNVRIGATDFSSLFGLRRSPDISIYDLTPIRDCMSDIINVFGRVEEGYVISGPVWEYFGNKGQRGLRPQSQQISFEDAYGRLNYFSRPMEGLIREVTLDKENGIIGKTIIHPSQLRPVQALYTVQHEEYVDALSIVESNDGSRGVFKSEYFNKMNEIKPHLNWAKRILLRSQVYGVLHEQQHFTFLLPANEYSHV from the coding sequence TTGAAATATTTCGATTACCTGACTCAGGAACAAGAAACGTCATTATTCTACTCTCCGCCTGTTGCATTCAATCATAGAACCAGCAAGGAACTGCTTGCCTATGCCGTTGGCGCAGCCCTCTATATGCCTGCTACCCGTGCCAGCGTTGCCGAAGATATTCTGAAGCTCAGAGGGGCGGGTCTGGTCACGGTAATCATCGATTTGGAGGATGCCATTGGCGATGGAGAGGTCTGTTTCGCTGAAGAGTCGGTGTTTAGGCATCTTTCTTTTCTGTCCGCCTATACCGAGAATGAGCCTGAACCTGAGAACGGCCTTCCGCTGATTTTTATCCGTGTCCGAAGCCCCGAACAGCTGCAGCAGCTGATTTTCCGGTTGGGTTCCCTGATTACGATGCTGACCGGCTTCGTCTTCCCCAAATTCTCGGCAGAGAACGGTGTGGATTTTTTTGAAGCCATTGCCGATTATAACAGCTCGCGCAGCTATTCTGCACCCGTGCTGTACGGCATGCCGATTCTGGAGAGTGCCCCGATTATTTACCGGGAGAGCCGGATTGACAACCTGCTGGCGATCCGCAATCTGCTCGGTGATTACCGCGACTATGTGCTGAATGTCCGAATCGGGGCAACCGATTTCTCCAGCCTGTTCGGATTGCGCCGCAGCCCGGATATCAGTATCTATGACCTTACCCCCATCCGTGACTGCATGTCGGATATCATCAATGTATTCGGACGGGTGGAAGAGGGCTATGTCATTTCAGGCCCCGTGTGGGAATATTTCGGGAACAAGGGACAAAGGGGACTCCGTCCGCAGAGCCAGCAGATATCATTTGAGGATGCCTACGGCAGGCTGAATTATTTCTCCAGACCGATGGAGGGCCTGATCCGTGAAGTAACTTTGGATAAAGAGAACGGCATCATAGGCAAAACGATCATTCATCCTTCCCAGCTTAGACCCGTCCAGGCCTTGTACACAGTTCAGCATGAGGAGTACGTGGATGCGTTAAGTATTGTGGAGAGCAATGATGGCAGCCGTGGTGTATTTAAAAGTGAATATTTTAACAAAATGAATGAAATTAAGCCGCATCTGAACTGGGCGAAACGTATTTTACTACGATCTCAAGTATACGGGGTGTTACATGAACAACAGCATTTTACCTTCTTACTACCCGCGAACGAATATTCACACGTTTAA
- a CDS encoding phosphoribosyltransferase family protein, translated as MAARINKKRSFLFVSKVLGKHIPVNPYTPLLSGAALGLLLYREMGGEAGGDTMDELLDQAVHGLIHPLYAEEAYRKLLAARLTLPRPVVFIGFAETATALGHSMYNMFAGGASYIHTTREDIPEMESVVSFEEEHSHAVDHLCYALNAGLLSGEEPVILVDDEITTGNTAINTIRDIQSKFPRREYVVASLLDWRSDANIQAYRDLEQELGVKIRALSLLQGTIDVKGVPLLEADGRKGRVDADTGVPVVITYVRDRLERLKVSSTDSCGEINRSPYLKLSGRFGLESADNAAIDQEVARVAEQLRNLREGSRTLVMGVGEFMYLPMRIAAEMGEGVSYQSSTRSPIHPERRPDYGVHSAYAYPSAGDPAITNYIYNVDHGQYDDIFVLLEREVPAQRIKLMTDILKGLAGSKVHLIVLAPEQEGEAAADEGDR; from the coding sequence ATGGCTGCCCGGATTAATAAAAAACGTTCGTTCCTCTTTGTCAGCAAAGTGCTCGGCAAGCATATTCCGGTGAACCCCTATACTCCGCTGCTTAGCGGAGCTGCACTGGGACTGCTGCTGTACCGCGAAATGGGCGGTGAGGCGGGCGGTGATACGATGGACGAGCTGCTGGACCAGGCGGTTCACGGCCTGATTCATCCGCTCTATGCGGAAGAGGCTTACCGGAAACTGCTGGCAGCACGCCTTACGCTTCCGCGTCCCGTTGTCTTTATTGGTTTTGCTGAGACGGCTACCGCTCTGGGCCATAGTATGTACAACATGTTTGCCGGCGGAGCGTCATATATTCATACTACCCGTGAGGATATTCCGGAGATGGAATCGGTCGTTAGCTTTGAAGAAGAGCATTCCCACGCGGTTGACCATCTCTGCTATGCGCTGAATGCTGGCCTGCTGTCAGGGGAAGAGCCGGTTATCCTGGTGGATGATGAGATTACGACCGGGAATACAGCCATTAACACCATTCGTGATATCCAGTCTAAATTCCCGCGCAGGGAATATGTAGTGGCCTCGCTGCTGGACTGGAGAAGTGATGCTAATATTCAAGCTTACCGGGACCTGGAGCAGGAGCTGGGCGTTAAGATCAGAGCCTTATCGCTGCTGCAGGGAACGATTGATGTAAAAGGTGTGCCTCTCTTAGAGGCGGACGGACGCAAAGGCCGGGTGGATGCCGACACGGGAGTGCCAGTAGTGATTACTTACGTAAGAGACAGGCTGGAGCGGCTGAAGGTCAGCTCCACTGATTCCTGCGGGGAGATCAATCGCTCGCCTTACCTGAAGCTAAGCGGACGTTTCGGCCTCGAATCGGCCGATAATGCGGCAATAGATCAGGAGGTTGCGCGGGTGGCGGAACAGCTGCGCAACCTGCGCGAAGGAAGCCGCACACTGGTGATGGGCGTAGGAGAATTCATGTATCTGCCGATGCGGATTGCTGCGGAGATGGGGGAGGGAGTATCCTACCAGTCCTCTACCCGCAGCCCGATTCATCCCGAGCGCAGGCCGGACTACGGGGTGCACAGCGCGTACGCCTATCCGTCAGCCGGTGATCCTGCAATCACAAACTACATTTATAATGTGGATCACGGCCAGTATGATGATATTTTTGTCCTCCTTGAACGTGAGGTGCCGGCTCAGCGCATTAAGCTGATGACAGATATTCTAAAGGGACTGGCGGGCAGCAAAGTGCATCTGATCGTACTGGCTCCTGAACAGGAAGGGGAGGCCGCGGCAGATGAAGGGGACAGATAG
- a CDS encoding cysteine protease StiP family protein, with amino-acid sequence MKGTDSQERVMRHRITPPVPMGSYPPADVTFLLKDLSDISLELGTAEREKAIQSGVSYSEMLPVEYQPTEQYIELFQETLRESAAKVALAVAVVSERIVAQRGTEGTVLVSLARAGTPVGVLIKRYIAETYGAELPHYSVSIIRGKGLDENAILYILQQHGAGAKLQFVDGWTGKGAITRVLMESCAGFHKKYGIALNDDLAVLADPGHCSGTYGTREDYLIPSACLNSTVSGLLSRTVQRNDLIGPGDFHGAKFYREWLDNDYSNVFIGAITPYFASVRKQAVAVAEEMQASPPEVSWRGMRDIQTLQAKFGMDNINLIKPGVGETTRVLLRRVPWKIIVDTKNNPNLRHILLLAEERGVPVEEYPGLAYSCCGIIKPLTGGEAE; translated from the coding sequence ATGAAGGGGACAGATAGTCAGGAGCGTGTGATGCGCCACAGAATAACACCTCCGGTTCCTATGGGCAGCTACCCCCCGGCAGACGTTACTTTTCTGCTGAAGGATCTCAGCGATATTTCACTGGAGCTGGGGACGGCGGAGCGGGAGAAGGCAATCCAGTCTGGAGTGAGTTATTCCGAGATGCTGCCGGTGGAATATCAGCCAACGGAGCAGTATATTGAGTTGTTCCAGGAGACGCTGCGGGAATCTGCAGCGAAGGTGGCCCTGGCGGTTGCGGTAGTCTCCGAGCGGATTGTGGCTCAGCGGGGAACGGAGGGTACCGTGCTTGTCTCCCTGGCCCGGGCCGGAACGCCGGTAGGCGTGCTGATCAAACGCTACATCGCCGAAACCTATGGTGCTGAACTGCCGCACTACAGCGTCTCGATTATCCGCGGCAAAGGCCTGGATGAAAACGCCATTCTCTACATTCTGCAGCAGCATGGGGCAGGGGCCAAGCTGCAGTTCGTGGATGGCTGGACAGGCAAGGGCGCGATTACCCGTGTTCTTATGGAATCCTGCGCCGGATTTCATAAGAAGTATGGGATTGCCTTGAACGATGATCTCGCTGTGCTGGCTGATCCCGGACATTGTTCCGGGACCTATGGAACCAGAGAAGATTATCTAATTCCCAGCGCTTGCCTCAACTCGACGGTATCAGGCCTGCTGAGCCGTACGGTACAGCGGAATGATCTTATTGGCCCGGGAGACTTTCATGGAGCCAAATTCTACAGAGAATGGCTGGATAACGACTATTCTAATGTATTCATCGGGGCAATTACTCCTTATTTTGCTTCTGTGAGGAAGCAGGCTGTTGCCGTTGCTGAGGAGATGCAGGCCTCTCCGCCGGAGGTATCCTGGCGGGGAATGCGTGATATACAGACCCTTCAGGCGAAGTTCGGGATGGACAATATCAATCTGATCAAACCAGGTGTAGGTGAAACAACCCGGGTATTGCTGCGCAGAGTGCCGTGGAAGATTATTGTCGATACTAAGAACAATCCGAATCTGCGCCATATTCTGCTGCTTGCAGAAGAGCGTGGGGTCCCGGTAGAAGAATACCCTGGGCTGGCCTATTCCTGCTGCGGCATTATCAAGCCGCTCACGGGAGGGGAAGCCGAATGA
- a CDS encoding TerC family protein: MDWFSDFFRSISDNYGHFFSWSDIAGTLSDPVSWGIIGSLVLLEGLLSADNALVLAVMVRHLPKEQQKKALFYGILGAYLFRFLAIGLGTYLIEFTLVKVLGALYLFYIAYKGLFKGGGEEGHTENKGTSFWKTVLLVELMDIAFSIDSVIAAFGLSSEVWVLFLGGILGVLMMRGVAQVFLKLIARFPELEQAAFLLIAIIAAKMLAGAFGFEMPHVVFFTILIAVFVGTILYSSAKKKKEIDKEA; this comes from the coding sequence ATGGATTGGTTTAGTGATTTTTTTAGAAGCATCAGTGATAATTATGGACATTTCTTTTCTTGGAGTGATATAGCCGGAACGCTTTCTGACCCGGTGAGCTGGGGAATTATCGGCAGTCTGGTCCTGCTGGAAGGGCTGCTCTCCGCCGATAACGCACTTGTGCTTGCGGTCATGGTCCGGCATTTGCCGAAGGAACAGCAGAAGAAGGCGTTGTTTTACGGGATTCTGGGAGCTTATTTGTTCAGATTCCTGGCCATTGGCCTGGGGACGTATTTAATTGAATTTACACTCGTCAAAGTTCTGGGTGCCCTGTACCTCTTTTACATTGCTTATAAAGGATTATTTAAAGGCGGCGGAGAAGAAGGGCATACGGAGAACAAAGGCACCTCTTTCTGGAAGACGGTACTCCTTGTTGAATTAATGGATATTGCTTTCAGTATTGACAGTGTTATTGCAGCCTTCGGTCTAAGCAGTGAAGTATGGGTGCTCTTCCTGGGCGGTATTCTCGGCGTACTCATGATGCGTGGCGTAGCCCAGGTGTTCCTGAAGCTGATTGCCAGATTCCCGGAATTGGAGCAGGCCGCATTCCTGCTCATTGCCATTATTGCCGCTAAGATGCTTGCCGGAGCCTTTGGATTTGAAATGCCGCATGTGGTGTTCTTTACCATTCTGATTGCGGTCTTTGTGGGTACCATTCTGTACAGTTCCGCGAAGAAAAAGAAGGAAATCGACAAAGAAGCCTAA
- a CDS encoding HAD family hydrolase, which produces MIYASDLDRTLIYSLGALCVPEDTPGLVPAEIIKGKTTAYISRKALELLQELTANVIFMPVTTRTIAEYKRINLFQETLIPDYAVTSNGGNILVGGVVDQEWRSHIGRLVEQNSAAAAEVREIVRSVVRTDWIISERYCDELFFTYMVYRDLLPLDEINHMSERLHGLGWRVSLQGRKLYIVPEAVNKSDAIIHVRRTVRSEPMVASGDSLLDKSLLESADYAIAPCHGEIFAEQQVTQVKLNYPFTQQRGVFAGDEIMLYVREIYNNLSTLGVGPK; this is translated from the coding sequence ATGATCTATGCCAGCGATTTGGACCGGACGCTAATTTATTCGCTTGGCGCGCTCTGCGTCCCCGAGGATACCCCGGGGCTTGTGCCTGCCGAGATTATTAAAGGGAAGACAACCGCGTATATTTCCCGTAAGGCTCTGGAGCTGCTTCAGGAGCTTACGGCGAACGTTATTTTCATGCCGGTAACTACTCGCACCATAGCGGAATACAAGCGGATTAACCTGTTCCAGGAGACACTTATCCCGGATTATGCGGTCACGAGCAACGGCGGCAATATCCTTGTGGGCGGAGTGGTAGATCAAGAGTGGCGGAGTCATATCGGCAGGCTGGTGGAGCAGAATTCTGCTGCGGCAGCAGAAGTGAGGGAAATTGTCCGGTCTGTAGTGCGTACAGATTGGATTATCAGCGAGCGTTACTGTGATGAGCTGTTCTTTACGTATATGGTATATCGCGATCTTCTGCCGTTGGATGAGATTAATCATATGTCCGAGCGTTTGCACGGACTGGGCTGGAGAGTTTCTCTACAGGGCCGCAAGCTGTACATAGTGCCGGAGGCTGTGAATAAAAGCGATGCCATTATCCATGTGCGGCGTACCGTCCGTTCGGAGCCCATGGTAGCTTCGGGCGATTCGCTGCTGGATAAGAGTCTGCTGGAAAGTGCCGACTATGCCATAGCTCCCTGCCACGGAGAAATATTTGCCGAGCAGCAGGTGACTCAAGTAAAATTAAACTATCCGTTTACGCAGCAGAGAGGTGTTTTTGCCGGGGATGAGATCATGTTATATGTAAGGGAGATTTATAACAATCTATCGACATTGGGAGTTGGGCCGAAGTGA
- a CDS encoding TerD family protein: MSVEAVKGQKVDLTRGNPGLKSLIVEIGWRAPASMEIDASAFLLGAQAKVSSDEDLIFYNNPVTPYISYKDIPVAESSGLKHFEIELDKVPTETMRIAFAITLYNGESRNQMFGQMGDAHCRILNRATGEEIMRCNLGNHFSVETAVVVGELYRYNSDWKFSAIVAGFDGGLKALCGNYGIEVEDEPASPEPKGPGTSPELKPASRAGTAPPSPSVPVPPALADSAPAPALNLNLKKIELKKKGDSINLKKSAAGLGEVLINLNWNQRQGGGLFGRKGGIDLDLACLYELKDGRKGVVQALGNAFGNLQQPPYVMLDGDDRTGSVKSGENLRINGSRVAEIRRVLIFAFIYQGVTHWSEADGVVTIHQGDGPDIIVNLDEHNNRKGMCAIALIQNVGDETFSIERLVQYFSGHKDMDQAYGWGLRWVAGSK, from the coding sequence ATGAGCGTAGAAGCAGTGAAAGGTCAGAAGGTCGATCTGACCCGCGGAAACCCCGGACTTAAATCTCTGATCGTAGAGATCGGCTGGCGTGCTCCGGCATCAATGGAAATTGATGCTTCTGCTTTTTTACTGGGAGCACAGGCAAAAGTAAGCAGCGACGAGGATCTGATCTTCTATAATAATCCTGTTACACCTTATATCAGCTATAAGGATATACCGGTTGCCGAATCAAGCGGCCTAAAGCACTTCGAAATCGAACTGGACAAGGTCCCCACTGAAACAATGAGGATCGCATTTGCAATTACACTTTATAACGGTGAGAGCCGAAATCAGATGTTCGGGCAAATGGGAGATGCTCATTGCCGGATTCTGAACCGGGCAACCGGGGAAGAAATCATGCGATGTAATCTTGGAAATCATTTCTCTGTGGAAACGGCTGTTGTAGTAGGAGAATTATATAGATATAACAGTGATTGGAAATTCAGCGCTATTGTAGCTGGTTTTGATGGCGGGCTTAAGGCGTTATGCGGTAACTATGGCATTGAGGTGGAGGACGAGCCTGCTTCCCCTGAACCGAAGGGTCCGGGAACATCTCCTGAGCTGAAGCCGGCCTCTAGGGCTGGGACTGCTCCGCCATCTCCGTCAGTACCCGTACCGCCGGCCCTGGCAGACAGTGCTCCCGCGCCAGCGCTGAATCTCAATCTGAAGAAGATTGAACTGAAGAAAAAAGGCGATTCGATTAATCTGAAGAAATCTGCCGCCGGTCTTGGGGAAGTGCTTATTAATCTGAACTGGAACCAGCGGCAAGGCGGAGGATTGTTCGGCCGCAAGGGCGGCATAGATTTAGACCTCGCTTGCCTGTATGAATTGAAGGATGGAAGAAAAGGTGTTGTTCAGGCACTGGGCAATGCTTTTGGCAATCTTCAGCAGCCGCCTTATGTGATGCTGGATGGCGATGACCGCACCGGTTCCGTGAAATCAGGCGAGAATCTGCGGATCAACGGCAGTAGGGTTGCCGAGATCAGACGGGTCCTGATCTTTGCTTTTATCTATCAGGGAGTGACCCATTGGTCTGAAGCAGATGGTGTTGTTACGATTCATCAAGGCGATGGACCGGATATTATCGTGAATCTGGACGAGCATAACAACCGCAAAGGGATGTGTGCGATTGCGCTTATACAGAACGTCGGTGATGAAACATTCAGTATTGAGCGGCTCGTGCAGTATTTCAGCGGCCATAAGGATATGGATCAGGCCTATGGATGGGGATTGCGCTGGGTAGCGGGCAGCAAATAA